In Treponema sp. OMZ 798, the following proteins share a genomic window:
- a CDS encoding glycosyltransferase family 1 protein, whose product MKIGVDAFGCDHGRSGIGSYILSLVKNLPKNDYEFELFGPELDKYTYTSDIDYVSFTGIDISDTKFSEKIWHFKNLNSFIKKQRYDAVIYPAGVDLLPPSFTVPSILVIQGLLSADLGPIAKMGLKRTLKNASGLISPTKYIQNDLAQFGVKSSDIKVIYNGIDGSLFKPITNDEDRVLIQPFAIQRPYIIYASRMTHAEKCHVELIKAFALFKKQTGSPHRLVIAGSDGDNSEAVHNAVIQSGFSSDILLTGYFPHESLPPLYSSADLCVFPSMIEGVGLPVIEAMACGVPVACARAGALPEIAGDSALFFNSKKPEEIAEAISSLIDCDKNAVKRKEMIDKGFEWVKQYNWETTAHQTIEYIDSLLKK is encoded by the coding sequence TTGAAAATTGGAGTTGATGCATTCGGATGTGATCACGGCCGCTCAGGCATAGGCTCTTATATACTGTCTCTTGTAAAGAATCTGCCTAAAAATGATTACGAATTCGAGCTTTTCGGTCCCGAACTTGATAAGTATACATATACATCCGATATAGATTATGTTTCTTTTACCGGTATAGATATTTCCGATACAAAATTTTCGGAAAAAATTTGGCATTTTAAAAATTTAAACTCTTTTATAAAAAAGCAAAGATACGATGCCGTCATTTATCCTGCAGGGGTAGATCTATTACCTCCTAGTTTTACGGTGCCGTCTATTTTGGTTATTCAAGGTCTTTTATCTGCGGATCTTGGACCTATTGCAAAAATGGGCTTAAAACGCACACTTAAAAATGCCTCAGGCCTTATAAGTCCTACAAAATATATTCAAAACGATTTGGCTCAATTCGGAGTTAAGTCTTCCGATATAAAAGTAATATATAACGGCATTGACGGGTCTCTTTTTAAACCTATTACAAATGATGAAGACAGGGTTTTAATACAGCCCTTTGCAATTCAACGACCTTATATAATTTATGCCTCCCGTATGACTCATGCCGAAAAATGCCATGTAGAATTGATAAAGGCCTTTGCATTATTTAAAAAACAAACAGGTTCTCCTCATCGCCTTGTTATTGCGGGCTCTGACGGGGATAATTCCGAGGCTGTTCATAATGCTGTAATACAATCAGGTTTTTCTTCGGATATTTTACTCACAGGTTATTTTCCTCATGAAAGTCTTCCTCCTCTTTATTCATCGGCAGACCTTTGTGTCTTTCCTTCGATGATAGAAGGAGTCGGCTTACCCGTTATTGAGGCCATGGCATGCGGTGTTCCGGTTGCTTGTGCAAGGGCCGGAGCCCTTCCCGAAATTGCCGGAGATTCAGCCCTGTTTTTTAATTCAAAAAAACCGGAGGAGATTGCAGAAGCTATTTCTTCTTTAATAGATTGCGATAAAAATGCCGTAAAACGAAAAGAAATGATAGACAAGGGTTTTGAGTGGGTAAAACAATATAATTGGGAGACTACAGCACATCAAACTATCGAATACATAGATTCTCTGTTAAAAAAATAA
- a CDS encoding diphosphate--fructose-6-phosphate 1-phosphotransferase → MNESTMQRLRYHYEPKIPKVFAEPLSLIKPEKGEATHAQSDQAELKEIFPNTYGMPIIRFVKGESEVEHKPLKFGVILSGGQAPGGHNVISGLFDALKKGNPNSKLYGFLSGPEGLVKGRYVEIKKALIDKYRNTGGFDIIGSGRTKIETEEQVESSIQNVKKLKLDALIIIGGDDSNTNAAFLAKYFIQAKLNTKVIGVPKTIDGDLKNQYIETSFGFDTATKLYSELIGNICRDVNSARKYWHFIKLMGRSASHIALECALKTQPNVCLIGEELAEKKVTLKQVTDYIVDIIVKRSKKGENFGVVLVPEGIIEFIPEMDELIEEINDLMAGKTSAFSKIKTFAGKKSWLQKHLSKKSFTLFDSLPENISLQLLMDRDPHGNVQVSRIETEKLLIDLVGRKLAEMKKEGTYNGKFSTYAHFFGYEGRSAFPSNFDSDYCYTLGFTAFLLALNGFSGYISSVRNLTDDVEHWLPCGIPLSMMMNLERRKGKIVPVIKKSVVDLKGKPFKTYEKNRDKWAIETVYRFPGAIQYFGDLEVCDIPTKTLLLEKGNLKEKRKKGKKNI, encoded by the coding sequence ATGAATGAATCCACAATGCAGAGATTGCGCTACCATTACGAACCGAAAATCCCAAAAGTATTTGCGGAACCTTTGAGTTTGATTAAGCCTGAAAAAGGAGAGGCTACACATGCACAATCTGACCAGGCGGAATTAAAAGAAATCTTTCCCAATACTTACGGAATGCCCATTATCAGATTTGTAAAAGGAGAATCCGAAGTAGAACACAAGCCTTTAAAATTCGGGGTAATTCTTTCAGGAGGACAGGCTCCGGGAGGACACAACGTAATTTCGGGATTGTTTGATGCCTTAAAAAAAGGAAATCCAAATTCCAAGCTTTACGGATTTTTAAGCGGCCCCGAAGGTTTGGTAAAGGGGAGATATGTTGAAATCAAAAAAGCCTTAATAGATAAGTATCGAAATACAGGCGGCTTTGATATAATCGGCTCAGGAAGAACGAAGATTGAAACTGAAGAGCAGGTTGAAAGCTCAATCCAAAACGTAAAAAAATTAAAGCTGGATGCCCTTATAATAATCGGAGGAGACGATTCAAATACAAACGCAGCTTTTTTGGCAAAATACTTTATTCAGGCAAAATTAAATACAAAGGTTATAGGTGTTCCAAAAACAATAGACGGAGACTTAAAAAACCAATATATCGAAACCTCCTTCGGGTTTGACACTGCAACAAAACTTTATTCGGAACTTATTGGAAACATCTGCCGAGACGTAAATTCCGCACGAAAGTATTGGCATTTTATAAAGCTCATGGGCCGCTCTGCAAGTCATATAGCCCTTGAATGTGCCCTAAAAACCCAGCCTAATGTTTGTTTAATCGGTGAGGAGTTGGCAGAAAAAAAAGTTACCTTAAAGCAGGTTACGGATTACATTGTAGATATAATTGTAAAAAGATCCAAAAAGGGAGAAAACTTCGGGGTTGTTTTAGTTCCGGAAGGAATTATAGAATTTATCCCTGAAATGGATGAATTGATTGAAGAGATAAACGATCTTATGGCCGGAAAAACTTCAGCCTTTTCAAAGATAAAGACCTTTGCAGGAAAAAAATCTTGGCTGCAAAAACACCTGTCCAAAAAATCCTTTACACTTTTTGACAGCCTCCCTGAAAACATTTCTTTACAGCTTTTAATGGACCGCGATCCTCACGGAAACGTTCAAGTTTCCCGTATTGAAACGGAAAAGCTTTTGATAGACTTGGTAGGACGCAAATTAGCCGAAATGAAAAAAGAAGGGACTTATAACGGAAAATTCAGTACCTATGCTCACTTTTTTGGATATGAAGGACGCTCGGCCTTTCCTTCAAACTTCGATTCGGATTATTGTTATACCTTGGGCTTTACAGCCTTCTTATTGGCCTTAAACGGTTTTTCAGGCTATATATCTTCGGTTAGAAATTTGACCGATGATGTAGAGCATTGGCTTCCATGCGGCATTCCTCTTTCAATGATGATGAATTTGGAAAGGAGAAAGGGGAAGATAGTACCTGTTATAAAAAAATCCGTAGTCGACCTAAAGGGTAAACCTTTTAAAACCTATGAAAAAAATAGGGATAAGTGGGCTATTGAAACGGTTTATAGATTTCCGGGAGCTATTCAATATTTCGGAGATCTCGAGGTTTGCGATATACCTACTAAAACCCTCTTACTTGAAAAAGGAAATTTAAAAGAAAAGAGAAAAAAAGGTAAAAAAAATATATAA
- a CDS encoding YbaB/EbfC family nucleoid-associated protein: MNPFDIMKNAKEIQEKIANLKADLDQEVVEGVSGGGLVKIRLRGSFEVESIFLDPIAVDNRDVPMLQDLIRAAHNDAVAKLKELLQNKLGPLANLAGGLPF, encoded by the coding sequence TTGAATCCTTTTGATATTATGAAAAATGCAAAAGAAATCCAGGAGAAAATTGCTAATCTTAAAGCCGATTTAGATCAAGAAGTTGTAGAAGGTGTATCGGGCGGAGGTCTTGTAAAAATCCGTTTAAGGGGCAGTTTTGAAGTTGAATCCATATTCCTCGATCCTATCGCTGTAGATAATCGTGATGTCCCTATGCTTCAGGATTTAATTAGGGCTGCTCATAATGATGCCGTAGCAAAATTAAAAGAACTATTACAAAACAAACTGGGCCCCCTTGCAAATCTTGCCGGCGGTTTACCTTTTTAA
- a CDS encoding YkgJ family cysteine cluster protein — MDNQFWKSGLNFSCTRCSACCRFDPGFVFLSELDLSRLLDWAGMPKDEFIKVYCRWVSKDDGFEYLSLKEKPNYDCILWNDGCKAYTARPRQCSDFPFWNSILSSKDMWDLNAQYCPGMGKGEFYSAEKIEKILTRRKAEPCIKRRVD; from the coding sequence ATGGATAATCAATTCTGGAAAAGCGGTTTAAATTTTTCATGCACAAGATGTTCGGCCTGCTGCCGATTTGATCCGGGATTTGTATTTTTGTCCGAACTTGATCTTTCGAGATTATTGGATTGGGCAGGTATGCCGAAAGATGAATTTATAAAAGTATATTGCCGATGGGTTTCTAAGGATGATGGTTTTGAGTACCTCTCTTTAAAAGAAAAACCCAATTATGACTGTATACTTTGGAACGATGGTTGTAAGGCTTATACTGCCAGACCCCGTCAATGCTCGGATTTTCCTTTTTGGAATTCGATTTTAAGTTCAAAGGATATGTGGGATCTAAATGCCCAATATTGCCCCGGCATGGGAAAGGGTGAATTTTATTCTGCCGAAAAGATTGAAAAGATTCTTACAAGGCGAAAAGCTGAGCCCTGTATTAAGCGTAGAGTAGATTAA
- the recR gene encoding recombination mediator RecR, which yields MNAIDAVIDSFSRLPGIGHKSAARIAYHLLKQGPADALRLAEAVSSLHEKIHPCKVCGSYTEDELCSICADETRDRSLICVVGFPQDVNTISSIPEYRGLFHVLGGLIAPLEGVGPDQLHISELIRRIHEGKITEVILATNPTIEGDTTALYIQKILQDLPVNITRLASGLPVGGDLEYADRLTLARSLNGRIKF from the coding sequence ATGAATGCTATTGATGCCGTTATAGATTCATTTTCCAGGCTTCCCGGTATCGGACATAAGAGTGCGGCCCGTATCGCTTATCATCTTTTAAAACAAGGTCCCGCAGATGCCCTTCGCTTGGCAGAAGCCGTTTCAAGCTTACACGAAAAGATTCACCCTTGTAAGGTATGCGGTTCTTATACCGAAGATGAGCTTTGCTCTATTTGTGCAGACGAAACAAGGGATAGAAGTCTTATCTGTGTAGTAGGCTTTCCTCAAGATGTAAATACAATTTCTTCAATTCCCGAATACAGAGGTTTGTTTCATGTTTTGGGAGGTCTCATAGCCCCCCTTGAAGGTGTAGGCCCCGACCAATTACATATAAGCGAGCTTATAAGACGTATTCATGAAGGCAAAATAACCGAGGTTATTCTTGCAACAAACCCTACAATCGAGGGCGATACTACAGCCCTATATATTCAAAAAATATTACAGGACCTGCCTGTTAATATAACAAGGCTTGCCTCAGGCTTACCTGTCGGAGGAGATTTGGAATATGCCGACCGCTTAACACTTGCAAGAAGTTTAAACGGCCGAATTAAATTTTAA
- the mltG gene encoding endolytic transglycosylase MltG, which produces MKNKSNIITILFCIIGLVIAGSIFFVLSLNRPPLEFSEPLVTFKISRGTAAKKVISDLKSKNLIRSELYAYAYLRFKKLNLKAGTYQIKPEMTTQDILHKLTQGSQALKKLTIPEGLTLKKTAQVFDNAGLIKAEDFIAITENSEFLEKNGIKAKTAEGFLYPDTYFFGEEDSPEMMIKMIIKTFFEKASSIPNFPKEFNEIYKKVILASIIEREYQLPEEAPIISSVFTNRLKINMGLQSCATVEYIITEIKNKKHPKRLFYEDLEIPSPYNTYIHEGLPPGPISNPGFTALNAACNPANTDYFYFRLIDPDTGKHVFTKTISEHNKAGEGLLLKKAAGQ; this is translated from the coding sequence ATGAAAAATAAATCAAATATTATAACAATATTATTCTGTATAATCGGTCTTGTGATTGCCGGTTCTATATTTTTCGTTTTGTCTCTCAATAGGCCTCCCCTAGAATTTTCAGAGCCACTTGTCACGTTTAAGATAAGCCGGGGTACTGCTGCAAAAAAAGTTATAAGCGATTTAAAGAGTAAAAATCTTATACGCTCAGAGCTTTATGCCTATGCTTATCTTAGGTTTAAAAAGCTTAATTTAAAAGCCGGAACCTATCAAATAAAGCCCGAAATGACGACTCAGGATATCCTGCATAAGCTGACACAAGGTTCTCAGGCCCTTAAAAAACTTACAATCCCTGAGGGCTTAACCTTAAAAAAGACCGCTCAAGTTTTTGATAATGCAGGTCTTATAAAGGCCGAAGACTTTATTGCAATAACGGAAAACTCCGAATTTTTAGAAAAAAACGGAATTAAGGCAAAAACAGCCGAAGGTTTTTTATATCCCGATACCTATTTTTTTGGAGAAGAAGACAGCCCTGAGATGATGATAAAAATGATCATAAAAACTTTTTTTGAAAAAGCTTCATCTATTCCGAATTTTCCTAAAGAGTTTAACGAAATTTATAAAAAGGTAATTTTGGCCAGCATTATCGAGAGGGAATACCAACTTCCCGAAGAAGCTCCTATAATTTCAAGCGTTTTTACCAATAGGCTTAAAATAAACATGGGGCTTCAGTCATGCGCAACCGTTGAATACATAATTACCGAAATCAAAAATAAAAAACATCCAAAGCGTCTTTTTTATGAAGATTTGGAAATTCCAAGTCCTTATAACACATACATTCATGAAGGTCTTCCTCCCGGTCCCATTTCAAATCCGGGATTTACGGCCTTAAATGCCGCTTGCAATCCTGCAAATACGGATTATTTTTATTTTAGACTTATAGATCCGGATACCGGAAAACATGTGTTTACAAAAACTATAAGTGAACACAATAAGGCCGGAGAAGGTCTTTTATTAAAAAAAGCGGCAGGACAATAA
- a CDS encoding ribonuclease HII, whose translation MLCGIDEAGRGPLAGPVTAAAVILPSCFDISILKDSKKLTEKKRDEVRKILYADSNVIWAIGWASNYEIDEKNILQATFLAMERAYQGLYLRLQEVCKLNNTKFAEPDIIVDGNAIPNIKNCSSIKALVKADDSVYEVMAASILAKTARDRMMMRYSWLYPEYGYEKHKGYGTKTHMEAIRSNGPSPIQRKSFSLKKI comes from the coding sequence ATGTTATGCGGTATAGATGAGGCAGGAAGAGGTCCTCTTGCAGGACCTGTTACGGCAGCAGCCGTTATCCTTCCAAGCTGTTTTGATATTTCGATTTTAAAAGACTCAAAAAAATTGACAGAAAAAAAAAGAGATGAAGTGCGTAAAATCCTGTATGCCGACTCCAATGTTATTTGGGCTATCGGCTGGGCATCCAATTACGAAATAGATGAAAAAAATATTTTACAGGCAACTTTTTTGGCTATGGAAAGGGCTTATCAAGGTCTTTATTTAAGACTTCAAGAAGTATGTAAATTAAATAATACTAAATTTGCAGAACCGGATATTATTGTTGACGGTAACGCAATCCCGAATATTAAAAATTGTTCTTCGATAAAGGCTCTGGTAAAAGCTGATGATTCCGTTTATGAGGTTATGGCTGCTTCCATCTTAGCAAAGACCGCAAGGGACAGAATGATGATGCGGTACTCTTGGCTTTATCCCGAATATGGATATGAAAAACACAAGGGCTATGGTACTAAAACACACATGGAAGCAATTAGAAGTAACGGTCCAAGTCCTATTCAAAGGAAGTCCTTTTCTCTTAAAAAAATATAA
- a CDS encoding phosphoribosyltransferase, with product MKEFLNYNTVRDNGLILARKMYDEGYVPDVIYASMRGGAYLANVISEFFKIAYKNEKKILYSTVVAHSYSGVHNNSEVILDGWTLHPSKLPANASVLLVDDIFDSGATINYLVDELIKQGLKRENIKIAVHDYKYFHDKKEQYEHHPDYWCRKHDIYTEKDNLWIHYMSHELVGLSGAELEENYYSKNPALRDVFKGIIN from the coding sequence ATGAAAGAATTTTTAAATTACAATACGGTAAGAGATAACGGACTTATTCTTGCAAGAAAGATGTATGATGAGGGATATGTTCCCGATGTTATTTATGCTTCCATGAGAGGCGGTGCTTATCTGGCAAATGTGATAAGCGAATTTTTTAAAATAGCCTATAAAAATGAAAAAAAGATTTTGTATTCAACAGTTGTCGCACACTCTTATTCCGGAGTTCATAATAACTCGGAAGTTATATTAGACGGTTGGACTCTTCATCCAAGCAAACTCCCTGCCAATGCTTCAGTTTTATTGGTAGACGATATTTTCGATTCCGGTGCTACAATAAATTATCTTGTAGATGAGTTAATTAAACAAGGATTAAAAAGAGAGAATATAAAAATTGCCGTCCATGACTATAAATATTTTCATGATAAAAAAGAACAATATGAGCATCATCCGGATTATTGGTGCAGAAAGCATGATATTTATACCGAAAAAGATAACTTATGGATTCACTATATGAGCCATGAATTGGTAGGGCTTTCAGGTGCAGAACTTGAAGAAAATTATTATTCAAAAAATCCGGCTTTAAGAGATGTTTTTAAAGGAATAATAAATTGA
- a CDS encoding chitobiase/beta-hexosaminidase C-terminal domain-containing protein, with product MKKVKIYSIFKIGFIIAAFSLFALDLNCYELDELEIKQYYKKDGVNLDIKYPESKGNDVFYRAFNPLTNLYASGKLKKGERPFFNFGTELCVWVQNSSGKMSRPSHLIIGPLEEKKLLNILSPKEGNWNEIQKLIIESPPKTQIIYSVDGSDPLDFGLLYTGPINLEKEGKIELRIKAVTESGDITEKIINYEVSPSGLPSPKIPKPSFNEDYFDKGFEYNILNWYFLEFNSDMPPVYYLIKKTEEAIPEASQLLNIYDGPVFIDRTQDSILYWVKAKDENVNKIFLPKKPVLSSVPKTAVNRNIELQFDDERYTYFFETGDGHTYIYPDKHSPRFKKDGSHVFDLGIKEERFFDVKIRAFYGELFHGEFQTSFTIDKLPPERPEVSFTPPVSPTNSDVKIKIKSVSDETVVEIEPPIFTSPSKDEIVLTGSVGEKTVYSVNIYNKDEAGNKSANIKKEFIIDKNAVYVDYNYKIKNSDGNPSKPFSTIYEAVDYINKASLSQKNKVSGEKWKIYVRGDCILNEAVLITRNIKITSAGQKPSIHFSKNSGFVVIGANFEIENCNIFRRERTEEPREVPIIYADKASIKLNNVSLQAFEGGPVLSSFYSHLDISDTKVISEQTKHCLIFSINNSSAVFQNIDFTGTGFSVAAISAGNSIIELDNLKASLSPNFTARFLEAWNSEIALGRLNLIRLPEAAQNKDTAVWYNKNSKMDIKDKPIVRGFSKSIEREP from the coding sequence TTGAAAAAAGTTAAGATTTATAGCATTTTTAAAATAGGCTTCATTATAGCAGCTTTTAGCTTGTTTGCTTTAGATTTAAATTGCTATGAATTGGATGAGCTTGAAATAAAACAATACTATAAAAAAGACGGGGTCAATCTTGACATAAAATATCCCGAAAGTAAGGGAAATGATGTTTTTTATCGGGCTTTTAATCCCCTCACTAATCTATATGCAAGCGGTAAACTAAAAAAAGGAGAAAGGCCTTTTTTTAATTTTGGAACAGAGCTTTGTGTTTGGGTACAAAACTCGTCAGGCAAAATGAGCAGGCCTTCTCATTTGATTATTGGGCCGCTGGAAGAAAAAAAACTTTTAAATATTTTAAGTCCTAAGGAAGGTAATTGGAATGAGATCCAAAAACTTATAATTGAGTCTCCTCCTAAGACACAAATTATATATTCCGTTGACGGAAGTGATCCCTTGGACTTCGGCCTTTTATATACAGGACCTATAAACCTTGAAAAAGAAGGAAAAATAGAGCTTAGAATAAAGGCCGTAACCGAATCGGGTGATATTACGGAGAAGATAATAAACTATGAAGTATCCCCCTCAGGACTTCCCTCTCCTAAAATACCTAAGCCGTCCTTTAATGAAGACTATTTTGATAAAGGTTTTGAGTACAATATTTTAAATTGGTATTTTTTGGAATTTAACTCTGATATGCCGCCGGTTTATTACTTGATAAAAAAAACGGAAGAAGCAATCCCTGAGGCTTCTCAGCTTTTGAATATCTATGACGGACCTGTTTTTATTGATAGAACCCAAGATTCTATATTATACTGGGTAAAAGCAAAGGACGAAAATGTAAATAAGATCTTTTTACCTAAAAAACCTGTTTTATCCTCAGTTCCCAAAACAGCTGTAAATAGAAATATTGAACTTCAATTTGATGATGAGCGTTATACTTATTTTTTTGAAACAGGTGACGGCCATACTTATATTTATCCGGATAAACATTCTCCTCGATTTAAAAAAGACGGTTCCCATGTTTTTGATTTAGGAATAAAAGAAGAACGCTTTTTTGATGTTAAAATAAGAGCTTTCTATGGAGAGCTCTTTCATGGCGAGTTTCAGACCTCTTTTACTATAGACAAGCTGCCGCCTGAACGTCCTGAAGTGTCCTTTACCCCGCCTGTATCGCCTACAAATTCGGATGTAAAAATAAAAATTAAATCGGTTTCGGATGAGACGGTAGTTGAAATAGAACCTCCTATTTTTACCTCTCCCTCAAAAGACGAGATTGTTTTAACCGGCTCTGTAGGTGAAAAAACCGTTTACTCAGTAAACATTTACAATAAGGATGAAGCCGGCAATAAGAGTGCAAATATCAAAAAAGAGTTCATAATAGATAAAAATGCCGTATATGTAGATTATAATTATAAGATTAAAAATTCCGACGGAAATCCTTCAAAGCCTTTTTCTACTATTTATGAGGCAGTGGATTATATAAATAAGGCATCTCTATCACAAAAAAATAAGGTAAGCGGCGAAAAATGGAAGATATATGTAAGAGGGGATTGTATTTTAAATGAAGCCGTTCTTATTACAAGAAATATAAAAATTACCTCTGCAGGTCAAAAACCTTCAATTCATTTTTCTAAAAATTCGGGTTTTGTTGTAATAGGTGCTAATTTTGAAATTGAAAACTGCAATATTTTTAGAAGGGAAAGAACTGAGGAGCCGCGTGAGGTCCCGATAATTTATGCCGATAAGGCAAGTATAAAACTCAATAATGTAAGTCTTCAAGCCTTTGAAGGCGGGCCTGTTTTAAGTTCTTTTTATTCTCATTTGGATATATCCGATACTAAGGTAATTTCGGAACAGACAAAGCACTGCCTCATATTTAGCATAAATAATTCTTCGGCCGTTTTTCAAAATATAGATTTTACAGGAACAGGATTTTCGGTTGCAGCAATTTCCGCCGGTAATTCGATTATTGAGCTTGATAATCTAAAAGCCTCACTTAGTCCGAACTTTACTGCGAGATTTTTGGAAGCTTGGAATTCCGAAATAGCTTTAGGAAGGCTTAATCTTATCCGTTTACCTGAAGCGGCACAAAATAAGGATACTGCTGTTTGGTATAATAAAAATTCAAAAATGGATATTAAAGATAAGCCCATTGTCAGAGGTTTTTCAAAATCAATTGAAAGAGAACCTTAA
- a CDS encoding MBL fold metallo-hydrolase: MLVKFWGVRGSLPAPLTPAQVQSKIAAVVQRITLKDLESQDSRERFLASLPKWLFGTIGSNTSCVEVETDDGEHLIFDAGTGIRELGIDLMKRPDYGKNTTYHLFFSHFHWDHIQGLPFFNPAYDPRNKIIVYSTRKKAKEFLEDQMKYPYFPISMLGEDGFGASFEFKYIEPDQKYVEIGDTKIGWHRVRHPGGCTAYSVIENGKKIIYSTDTELRPRDFERNEQNAEFYTDAEMLIIDAQYTLTDSIQKEGWGHSTFSVAIDFAAGWNIKSIALFHHEPTYQDKKVFSLKQTADWYRDCSRAPDIEIFIAQEGRSFLI; encoded by the coding sequence ATGCTGGTAAAATTTTGGGGTGTTAGGGGGTCGCTTCCGGCTCCGCTTACGCCGGCACAAGTTCAAAGTAAGATTGCTGCTGTAGTCCAAAGAATAACTCTAAAAGACTTGGAAAGTCAGGATTCAAGGGAACGATTTTTAGCCTCTCTTCCTAAATGGCTCTTTGGTACTATAGGCTCCAATACCTCCTGTGTTGAGGTTGAAACCGATGACGGTGAGCACCTTATTTTTGATGCCGGAACAGGAATCAGGGAGTTAGGAATCGATTTAATGAAAAGGCCTGACTACGGAAAAAATACAACCTATCATTTATTTTTTTCACATTTTCATTGGGATCATATACAAGGTCTTCCTTTTTTTAATCCTGCCTATGACCCCCGAAATAAGATAATTGTTTACAGTACCCGAAAAAAAGCAAAAGAATTTTTAGAAGATCAAATGAAGTATCCGTATTTTCCTATCTCCATGTTAGGAGAAGACGGCTTCGGTGCTTCTTTTGAATTTAAATATATTGAGCCTGATCAAAAATATGTTGAAATAGGCGATACAAAGATAGGCTGGCATCGCGTACGCCATCCGGGAGGATGTACAGCCTATTCCGTAATTGAAAACGGGAAAAAAATAATTTATTCCACAGATACGGAACTTCGTCCGCGAGATTTTGAAAGAAACGAACAAAACGCCGAATTTTATACGGATGCCGAGATGCTTATAATTGATGCTCAGTACACTCTTACCGATTCAATCCAAAAAGAAGGGTGGGGGCACTCTACCTTTTCCGTTGCCATAGATTTTGCAGCCGGCTGGAATATAAAAAGCATTGCTCTTTTTCATCATGAGCCTACATATCAGGATAAAAAAGTTTTTTCGCTCAAACAAACAGCCGACTGGTATAGGGACTGTTCCCGTGCTCCCGATATTGAAATTTTTATTGCTCAAGAAGGCAGGTCTTTTTTAATATGA